The Argopecten irradians isolate NY chromosome 16, Ai_NY, whole genome shotgun sequence genome window below encodes:
- the LOC138310187 gene encoding uncharacterized protein → MDMSTNCINLGRYIAFLSMRLQFSSIRNYLSVVRLLHLEVGLTNPVDNFHISRVLKGARRLLGDSSCQKLPITPIILMQILPQLDIKSPRDICFWAACLVAFFSFFRKSNLFPPSLKDFNPNIHLSRHNVSFSPNGVILHVHWSKTIQFRERSLSVPLPLILSSPLCPTQALLLLFRLCPSKNLKIPVFMFPTPGGCRLLSYDIFLSRLRECLGHLRIDHSKYSGHSFRLVGASFALECGLPHEIIQAQGDWRSDAYKKYIDTSLAYRQHLSTSLGEAIKKKF, encoded by the coding sequence CAACTAATTGTATCAATTTAGGGCGGTACATTGCCTTCCTATCTATGAGGTTACAGTTTTCCTCAATAAGAAATTACCTGTCGGTTGTAAGGCTTTTACATCTTGAGGTCGGGTTAACTAATCCTGTTGACAATTTCCATATAAGTAGAGTACTAAAGGGAGCACGTAGATTGTTAGGGGACTCATCCTGCCAGAAACTTCCGATTACTCCCattattttaatgcaaatcTTACCCCAGCTTGATATTAAGTCCCCTCGTGATATTTGCTTTTGGGCTGCTTGCTTGGTTGCCTTCTTCTCCTTCTTCAGGAAGTCTAACCTTTTCCCCCCCTCCTTGAAGGATTTTAATCCTAACATACATCTAAGTCGTCATAATGTGTCCTTTAGTCCTAATGGAGTGATCCTACATGTGCATTGGTCAAAAACTATTCAGTTTAGAGAGAGGTCACTCTCTGTACCTTTACCATTAATTCTTTCCTCTCCCCTCTGCCCCACCCAAGCCCTCCTTTTGCTGTTCAGGCTGTGTCCCTCAAAAAACTTAAAGATACCGGTCTTTATGTTCCCTACTCCAGGGGGATGTAGGTTGCTTAGCTATGATATTTTCCTCTCTCGTCTTCGAGAGTGCCTTGGACATCTCAGGATAGATCATTCAAAATACTCTGGGCATAGCTTTAGGCTGGTTGGAGCATCCTTTGCACTTGAGTGTGGCTTACCACATGAAATCATTCAAGCGCAAGGGGATTGGCGTAGTGATGCATATAAGAAATACATAGACACGTCTCTCGCATATCGTCAACACCTCAGTACTTCACTTGGGGAAGctataaagaaaaaattctGA